The window GGTCATTGCTGCTCACTTCTCAGACAACCTGCTCCGATCCTTCCTCCTCCACATCATGTCCGTTCCTGCCGTCGTGTCCCACCTCAGTGTCTTGACTCCGGAGGTAAAAGCCCGTTGTTGTGTCTATATGTCATAGTATGAGACGTTAAGAGCATTTGCCTTATTATGTGCTGTTTGTTCCAACAGTGCATGGCTTTAATCCAGACCCATGACCTGCTGCGGAAGTTCATTTTGTTTCTGAGTCGGGAAGAGCAGTGTCTGGACATCTGCGTGTGTCTGGAGGGCAGCCACACACTCTGCTTACTCGGTAAAGGATTCCAGCCGATTAGGGGCGATTAGGCTTTTTAATCGCTGggaatttttaattttgtagtCAATGGGAATATTATCGCAAAGTAAAGCtgtttaattcagttcaaaaagtgaaacttctgTTTTTTAGTGGATCAAATCCATACCAAGTGATACTTTTCAGGTGCCTTATTATGACATACGCTTACAGAAACTTAAAATGCTGTTTCTTGGGAAATGTCAACATTATGTGTGTACTGTGTGGTACTCTATGTACCATGCAGTACGGTCTCAGCGCGTGGtcggggctccttttgcatgaatagAGGCAGTTCTGCTAATGTGTAAGGAAGCCCAGGTTTCTGTGAAGCGGCCTTCGGCTCATTTCGATTGTTGGTCTGGTGgctcttatttttcttttcttatctttttctttctatttatttattttttgtcatttttgtggtACTAGTGGGCTTAAGTGAAAGTAGTCTGACAAGAAGGGGGCTGAGAGAGgggaagacatgtggcaaaggtccGTGGGCTGGAGTCGAACCCAGGATGGCTGCGCGTGCCGCTCCTGCGACAGAGGCGCACCCCCTTCATCTTTCTCTTGGCAGCTCTCCATTCTAtccagtttgctggccaatcaaacGCTCATAGCATAGTCATTAAAGCAGTTAACGGTACTTTATTTGGTGTGTGCTAACCAAGTCCTGCAgggaaatgaaatcagcatctccattaaggctgtcagcagagggaaggtGAAAGTGCTTTAGGATTTCCTGGTGAGTCACGGCGCTGAGTTTGGACTTATAaaacaacaccagcagatgacgtGGCTCAACAAATCATCACTGAGTGTGGAAACGTCCTGCTGGAGTTCCCACAGCTGGGATTCTTGTGCCCGTCCTCGCTTCTTCTGATCTATTCAACTTAAATTTGCACATGTAATGAACATTTTATCTTCCTCTAAAAAAGGGATTTTGTACCACTGAGGAACATTGCAGTCCTTTTCTTCTGTGGCCTAAGATGCTTCTGActttgtctctggttcaggagcaGCTCAGCTCAAGCGAGCTCAGCTTCCTGGatgtgtctctgtgtggtgGCACTtaaagctctgactccagctgcagttatcCTCATTCCTTATGCTCCTTTTTGtaccacattttttccttcgACTCAACTTTCCACCAATATGCTGGATGTCAGTGACAATCTGCCAAACATCTGTAAAGTCAGTCCTCCTATTTCTGTTGACCATAGCATAATTACaaaatttttctttcttttttgtccaCATTTATCCAGTGATTCATGCAGAAAGAGCCCAGTCAAAGTTTTGAGTGCGCATACCCTACAGAacataaacatacttttcagcaGGCTGGCATCtctgcattaaaaatgtttttattggtcttctAAAAGATGCAAATTTTGTAAGGAagtaacatttatgttttttaagtcataatcatctaaattaacagtaataaatgtttaaaaatgatcGCTCTTTGTCTGTTTATATAATTCATATAATAGATGAGTTTCTCCtttttgaatttgactttttgatGATATTGTAGTTTATTGGCATTTATTAGTCAATCTTACCTTTCAAATGATTCCCTAATCGTGTTTGACAGGAAACCTGATCCATTTGGGTTACCTCAGTGAGAAAGTCTTAGAAGAGGAGGCCAACCATTTTGTGAAGGACCTGACCGACATGCTGTCATACTGCCAAAGATACGTATCGCAAAAGAAGTCCAACCTCACGCACTGGCACCCCGTCCTGGGCTGGTTCTCTCAAACCGTGGACTACGGGTCAGTGAGtcttcatttgtttaaaagacaaagcaacagctttttaaaatccaCCTTTAAACAGAGCCCAATTAGAACCAGAACAGCAACGAGAAGCAAAACGTCACTGGGAACTGTACCTGTTTTTCTGCAAACTTTAAGATGGCAGCGATCAGTAAAACTATTTATATGGAAAGTGAtgacagaaaatggaaaaacaacaattagATCGTAAACCTTTGGCTGTTTGTCAAAGTAGACAAATAGTATTCTTGTGTTTTCAATATACTGACATATTGTAAAAACATCATCAACGACATGGTAGACATTTACCCATAAgtagattgttttgtttttagtaaaGATTAATAAccaatgtctttgttttaaccGTAATGGGCTTATTTCTCGTTTTTAATCTTAAGTAATGCTAGATGTACGTCCTTCACGTCCGGTCTACCTCCGCTGTCTTCTGTTTAGTCTCAACGAGTCGATGCCCCTGGTCACCAAACAGCTTCAGCACCTGTGGGGCGTGTCCGTCATTCGAACTCTCTTCAGCGACGTCCTCTCCAAGAAGCTGGAGAGCCAGGAGTccacgccgccgccgccgcagccGAGCACGTCTCAGAACAATCTACCTGTTAAGAGTAAGCCGTGAGAGGAAAGTCTGCAGACGGTTTCtctggttacactttatttgaaggggtgtgcataagactgacattacactgtcataaacatgacaaaacacctgttatgaacataaatgactctttatgaatgtttaggaccgttgtcattaattgtcattcggtaaattatgacactattaaagcaaagttgacattgtttaaaatgtctttgttatgacaacttgacattaacagagacaaggttaagtttagggcttgatttagGATTAGGTTAAAATTAGGGCTTGattttaaaattgaattgaattgaattgaattgatttgggattaggttaaattaagggcttgatttgggattaggttaaatttagggcttgatttgggattaggttaaattaagggcttggtttgggattaggttacattaagggtttgatttgggatttgATTAGGCTtgacttggggttttgttaagttaagggcttgtcataacaaagacattttaaacaatgtcaactttgctttaatagtgtcataatttaccgaatgacaattaatgacaacagttctaaacattcataaagagtcatttatgttcataacaggtgctatgtcatgtttatgacagtgtaatgtcagtcttatgtacaccccttcaaataaagtgttaccgtTTCTCTCGAGGGAGTTTTCTGTGCCGTTCAGGATGTAACCGTGTCTGTGCTTTTTTCCAGATCTTTTTAAGAGAGCGTTTCAGAAGTCGGCTTCTGTGAGGAACATCCTGAAACCTGTGGGAGGGAAGCGAGTCGACTCGGCCGAGGTTCAGAAAGTGTGCAGCATCTGCGTGCTCTACCAGACCGCTCTGTCCACGCTGACGCAGATACGCCTCCAGATACTCACCGGTCGGCCACAGATTCTCGCGCTTTATGTTTCTGCCTATTATGTTGTAGCTCAATGGGAATGAAGCTCCTAACCTGTTCTTTTTACTGCAGGTCTGACGCATCTTGATGACCTTTTGCCCAAACTGTGGGCGTTCATCTGTGAGCTCGGTCCTCAGGGAGGGCTCAAACTCTTCATGGAGTGTCTGAACAATGATACAGAGGAGTCCAAACAGCTGCTGGCTATGCTGATGCTGTTCTGTGACTGCTCCCGCCATCTTATCACGTAAGCTAATGGATTCCCTTTTTTCAAAGATCATCTCCAGACATACAAAACCTatttttctgcttctgctggaATAATCATTTTATTACTTGAATTGAATGGGctctttaattaaaatgtgatttagcAGGAcagtatttaaattaaattcaattgatTTGATTCAgtcttttcacatttcttctaaaTTATTcttgtgatttaaaagtagacaagtAACcaagatttaaacattttcagaattcTGGACGACATTGAAGTGTATGAGGAGCAGACATCCTTCAAGATAGAGGAACTCATCACTATCTCCTCTTTTCTGAACACCTTTGTGTACAAGATGATTTGGGATGGCATCTTAGGTGAGTCTGAGATATAATGTGGTTTTCACTCAAATTTTAAGGTTTCTACGCAGTCTCACAATGCCTTTCCTCTGGTAGTTtttaaggcaaatttatttatatagcacaattcagtacagggacaatgcaaagttctttacatgattaaaatatagcaaattaaaacagaataaaagcaagtaggaataaaatgtagatagaaattagaacaaagaagtggtgattcagttaactagaacagttgaaggcaatcctaaccaaatgtgtttttaatcttgatttaaaggaactcaggctttccgcacctttacaattttctggaagtttgttccagataagtggagcataagtaacatccatccattatgGATTTAGGTAttacttctttgttctaatacCTACTTTAATCttagaaaggaaaacaaaaggagaaaagacAAAACCTAAGTTCAAGAAAGCCTTGATCGGTTATGTTCTAGCCCCAAAATGGCACAATAAAGGAGGAAATGGTCTCAGTACCGTCaacagaaacagcttctttgtcTCGGCTAGGGAACCTAGTTGAGTGTCTTCTTTAATAGCATCTCGGTCTTCAGAGGTCGCTTTAATGCTATCAGGAGGGGTTTAGCACAACtaataatcaatatttaaagCTACTATATCCATTGTTTCATTGATACCATTgattatgaaaaataaagtattattCACATAAGAAGAAGCGTAACATGTATTGAAGGCGCTCAGTCAAAACAACTTCAGCATAGGAACAAACACAAGGTCCTCATGTTGTGGAAATCTACGGCCCGGACGCTGTTTGGTGCGACCAGGagaaaaaatgctaaaagggaacatatcatacaaaatccacttttttagcacTTAAAGACATTTGGTTGTGTCTCCAGGagagcagaaaagttgaatttagtctgtccaggagctgcatagCTGTCTTTAGATTCTGCTCTGGTCACATTTTTCAAGCAGTTTCAGCTTTTGCTTtctattacattattttttttcaaacaattacGTTACAGTATttactgcagagctgctaaagaaGGTCCTGGACTTCTGGCTTACTAATTTCatgaatccaccatttttatttctcggagTGATTTTGTAGTTCAAGCTGACGGATGCCGAAGCTGCAAGTGGATAAGTGTTCAGTTGTTCGTTACGGCGTCCTCATGCGTACTCCAAAAATGACCATTCTCCAATGAAAGGAAGAGTTTGGGCTTTTCCAGAACAACTCTGAACTCCTGAGAGCCGAGCTTATCGGGGTCACTGTCCACAGAGAAGCGTATTGGGCATCATGGAGGACTGGGAGGGTGGCAACAAAGAAACATCTGCCCTGAAACAGGCCAATTCAAAACTGAATGAAACGTGCAGCTTTTCACATGAACAAaccaaatgacaaaaaataaaaaaaactgagcagtTTAACCACAATCAGAAGTATGTTTGGAGGAGTTGAGGCTTTTAATCCTAGGAATACTGCACCTGCCAAGCctggtggtggcaacatcatgttgacactgagctatataatacactggggtgctgattttgcagaaaaactaaagtcactggccgccatcttgctcctccctactctcacagaatcccataggatttggttgcaacaacaagcagttttctggctgtgtgaaaacgtttcacaggtaattctacagtcagtggatgtactaacactatcaactactaggaaattaggtgctgtaATATTTTAcctgttattcatattaaatatatatatatatatatatatatatatatatatatatatatatatatatatatatatatattatatataagtatatgtatatatgtatacacatatgtaaatatatgtctttgtatattgttatatatatatttataaatgatatatatatatatatatttaaataaataaaatgcaaaatatttcagcacatgactttctcagtacttgatagttttagaacataacataaaagtatatggcatttgacattttaaaagttttaagccctccctgaacatgagaaaattctcgttattcgatgctgtagcgcacatattccctagttactgggggaaaatagggagtaccaatatggcggctggtggcttcacagcgactcgttctaacagcgggcgattagcactccagtgtataatatagctcagtgcatGTTGAGGGTTTATTTAGCTACctatgctttcatttttttttttaaatacgccCTACGACCTGGAGGGGGCGGGGCATGAAGgccctcctttagatttaaagagacagcaccaaaataaGTTGCTGTCAGATGCACTTCAGAACAGGAGTAAAAGAGGGGAATGTGGGAGTAAAttaaggaattcagaccaaagcattgcagttccactttatatattCCCCacctgaatgatttaaatgtgaatagGAAGAATTGCAAAGcttgatatgtcccctttaaagcgTACATCTGAGGAGTGTAGGGTTCTATAGTATATTTAAAGCATGACAACTATTtctataaaataattattggAAATTCAGGGGATTTGGGCCTGGAAAAAGTATGGAAGTTCAACATAAGCACTGAGAtcagttttctattttttttttttttatgaaataagtTTCATATCTTGTGCTTTTATAGAAAATGCGAAGGGAGAAAAACTGGAGCTCTTTCACAGCGTTCACGGTTGGCTGATGGTTCTGTATGAACGGGACTGCAGGCGCAGGTTCAGCCCTGACGACCACTGGCTTCGCAAGTAAATGCCCCAAATCCCCCGCCGTCAGCTGTCTCTGGGTCGTCTCTTGGGCTTTCCTGTTTTGTGATGAACGTTGCTGTCTTTTCATTCAGGGATCTGAAGCCGAGCCTGTTGTTCCAAGAGCTGGAGAAAGGGAAAAAGAGAGCCCAGCTTCTGCTGCAGTACATCCCACATGTTATCCCACATAAAAATGTGAGGAAACTGAGCTCTTTGGTTAAAGCATTCGtcccacttcttttttttgcacaatctaACGTCATACCTTTGTGATTTCAGAGGGTGCTGCTGTTCAGAAACATCGTCACGAAGGAAAAAGAAAGTTTAGGGTTGGTAGAAACCAGCTCGGCTTCTCCGCACGTCACCCATATTACTATTCGGCGCTCGCGGATGCTGGAAGTATGCATTAGGAGAACTAGTTTATTTAGGTTTCTGGTTTGTTCCTTAATAACTCCTGGATTTCCCTCACCTGAAGGACGGATACGACCAGCTCCGCAGGTTACCGGCAAACTCTATAAAAGGCGTCATTCGTGTGAAGTTTGTCAACGACCTTGGAGTGGACGAGGCTGGGATCGACCAGGATGGCGTCTTCAAAGAGTTTCTGGaggagatcattaagaaagttTTCAATCCCGCCCTCAACCTGTTCAAGGTAACCCAGACAAACGGTCCGCTTTGAATTTTGTTTCAACCCACCGCACATCTGCTGCTGGTTGTAGTTTGATCcgttgtttatttcatgtagaCTACCAGCGGGAATGAAAGGCTGTATCCCTCCCCCACATCCTACATCCATGAGAATCACTTGCAGCTCTTTGAGTTTGTTGGGAAGATGCTCGGTAAAGCTGTCTACGAGGTGATTTTTATCTCTAAAGGTGGTGATTTCTGGTTCTGGCCCTGAACGATGGGATAATTAGTGCTTTGGTTTGTGTTCTTAGGGCATCGTTGTCGATGTTCCTTTTGCCTCGTTCTTCCTCAGTCAAGTCCTGGGACACCACCACAGCACCTTCTACAGCTCCATAGACGAGCTTCCCTCCCTGGACTCTGAGTTTTACAAAAACCTCACTTCCATTAAGGTCAGCGTCGTTTTCTGGGTTTATACGCAGTCTggaaatgttaaaacatttggaaaatgcagatttctttattattaataaatctcAAAGataagtattaaaaaaaaaaaacaatatcctcTTCACTGCCAAGTTAGTTCctaaagctttcttttttttttcttttttttttttagcgctACGATGGAGATGTGGGAGATCTAGGATTAACCTTATCGTATGATGAGGACGTCATGGGGCAGGTAAATCCGTAAAAATCTGGAAATGTAACGCAAAAGGATTTGATATAATACAGCAGGTTAAAAGTCAACATTTCCTTACAGCTTGTCTGTCACGAGTTGATACCCGGAGGTAAAACCATGCCGGTCACCAATGAAAACAAGTACGTAAATGCAGAACCCATCACTAAACGCCGTTGACGAACCGTTGCATTTCAAAAACCTCCTTTGCCAAGTCACAGTCCCGCCCTGATTTCATCTGCTTCAGGATCAGCTACATCCACCTGATGGCTCACTTCCGGATGCACACGCAGATCAAGGAGCAAACGGCGGCTTTCATCCGGGGTTTCCGCAGCATCATTAATCCAGAGTGGCTGCACATGTTTTCCACGCCTGAGGTTCAGCGGCTTATCTCAGGGGATAACGCCGAGATCGATTTAGACGACCTCAAGTAGGttgaagtttgtttttataatttttttggacACACAAAATATTGTTTGATACATTTTAGTGTGGCTCTCTTTTCTGTTCATTGAGCCAGTTTATCATTTACTCACAAGTGTCCGTGGCTCTTGCAGGAAACACACAGTCTACTACGGAGGTTTCCACAGCAGCCATCGTGTCATCATCTGGCTGTGGGACATCCTGTCCAGTGATTTTAATGCTGAGGAGAGGGCCATGTTCCTTAAAGTGGGTCTattcaatgttattttatctACTGGAGATACAAAGAGATTTTACTATTCATTGCCTTTTCAAATCTGCTCTCAGTTTGTTACCAGCTGCTCAAGGCCGCCTCTTCTGGGTTTCGCTTACCTCAAACCACCGTTCTCCATCCGTTGTGTGGAAGTCTCAGATGATCAGGtaagagaggaggaaaaaattGTGCGCGTCTTCTGAGTGGTATCGtttgaaacaaaacagcaaaatagtagtgaaataaagatttttagaggaactggggaaaaaaagaggcttGGCGGGCTGAAAGTGCAGTGGTTACTTGGACACATCACcatcttctcttctcttctcttagGTTCTATCTACTGTGTCCCTTGAAGTGAACACACTTGTTGCTAAAATGACAGGTTGAGGGATGTAGAAATAAACAGAACTCTTCTTTAATGTGACATATatcctgaaataaacaagaAATATGTTCAGGGGGGAAAATAGCAAGTTAAAATGTGATTGCATTAGTGTGCAAAACCTAAATCAATACTTGGAAGGAGGCTTTCATTACTCAACACCTTCTGTTGGCCTGTTTGCCCTTTCCACTGGCTATGGTCCAAATGTGAGGACATCTCCTTTCCAATGTCCGCACAGCGGCACAGATTTTGTAGTTCTTGGCTCTGGCTCGGTCATTCACTAACCTTTCCGTTTCTCTCATTCGTTTATGTAGGTATCTGCTTGGATTCGCTATGAGACTAAAAAACTGAAATCCCTCTTCATCATCCGCTTTCTAGCAGACGCTTGTAGGTTTTGAGTCAAAAGTGATGTCAATAATTTCATAGACCTTGACAAAAACCTCCATTCCCTCTAAAGAAAAGTAACTCatgagtagggctgaacgattttggaaaataatctaattgcgatttttttttttacttaatattgcgatttaatgcgatttttttttttcagtttaatttatcatgtctttttaaacatatacaaacaacaaatcattttgtttccttgctgtgcagattagttgctaaaagacccacagcatctaaactcagagcaaaaatgattgcgttctgcctacaatatatttcaaccaaaattgcaattttgacttttccacaagcaacaaaaccacaagcaacaaaaatggcgtctaaataaagacgtttgtaaacaaggactgttcaaaacaagaacttttaatgtttctattaatcagaatattattcaagagaacagcttttagttgatttggacatcaatccttgttgaacataacgtgcaaccaacaagcaagtctatgtattaaactgattgacctgtacttaatgctatgtatgattatataaactctaaaacaagtgataaaattagattatctcactgctgcaactgtcttcccttccatgtggagcaaacccactttaaacattttaccaacacctaatggacgtgtctaataccctaattgttacatagccaaaaattgcagacctctgcgatttggaaattgtgttttttttaaatcgcgattatattgaaaatgcgattaattgttcagccctactcgTGAGCATAATACCACCACCACTGTGTTACACTGTGGGTGTGTCGTTCTTTAAATGGGATGTTGGGCGGTGTCTTTGTATCAAACGTACCTTTTTGAAATTGTGGCCCGAAAATGTGTTTCCTTTGAAGGAGAAAGCCACTTTGTTGGTACCGGTACTTAAACATTTTCTGTAGCTCAGGCAGTCTTTCCAACAAATTTCagtctcatttttttttaatctgttttggaGAAACGTCCATTATGTTTCCTCCCCTAGTTATCGCATGTTGTCTCAATtcattcttcattttatttttgattttttttcatattcttcCCCTGACTTGTACCTTTGCACAATGAGATAATTTAGCTTAAAGATGGAAATGACAAAACTGTCAGCGCCAGTTAAAGATTAGATACCTTATAATTTATGGCTGATGTTAACTCAAGTAGACTAAAGGCTGTACCTAAATTGAAACATGCTTAAACAATTTTATACAGCCAGGTTATTGCGTTCTGTTTTTCAGATGTAAAGTCATACAAGTTATACTGAATGTGattaagaaatggtttataaTGGTCTCACGTCTTTAAGCCAATCTTGTGAAATCTACCCAGAAACATCTGTTTATGCATGTTAgccatgttttcatgttttttatgcacattttaaaatattgcattagAAACGGTTcatgaaaacagcaaaattttaaataactttccCAGTTTCCCAAAAAAGTCTTTATGCTCACttgaggtgtttttttgtttttttgaaaaaggaGTCGATGCACTAAGTGGGAGATGTAAACACATTCGCCCAATAAATTCTGATGTAGCGAACGTTTACCTCACACGACTGTTTCCGCTGTCGCCGCCTTCCTAGATCTTCCCATAACGCGCTGAAACATGGCATCACCAGTACTCGTTGACATGACTGAACAATTACAGTTGCCCAATGGCAACACATTCGTGAAAAACTCCCCATCTTTCTCAGatgtgtggtccatgctagtttgcaacctctacttcccGTTTATCACAGCCATGTGTAACGTCAACTCCTGATGAAACAACGCT of the Fundulus heteroclitus isolate FHET01 chromosome 12, MU-UCD_Fhet_4.1, whole genome shotgun sequence genome contains:
- the ube3b gene encoding ubiquitin-protein ligase E3B — protein: MFSVPQSSKSEFLDKARQAREERKGHKEREKAATQIQALVRRFLCRCRLQKQIRKEVDDYYQASEAGTTKRNALSIFKIARKLLFIYRLEDKMRFEKLCRAILASMEVENEPKVWYVSLALSKDLTIPWLKQIKDVLWVCCQLLKNLKPDILQDNKLVTLYLTMLVTFTDTSTWRIVRGKGEALRPALTRICENIMGHLNQKGFYSILQILLTNGLARSKPSLSKGTLTAIFSLSLRPVIAAHFSDNLLRSFLLHIMSVPAVVSHLSVLTPECMALIQTHDLLRKFILFLSREEQCLDICVCLEGSHTLCLLGNLIHLGYLSEKVLEEEANHFVKDLTDMLSYCQRYVSQKKSNLTHWHPVLGWFSQTVDYGLNESMPLVTKQLQHLWGVSVIRTLFSDVLSKKLESQESTPPPPQPSTSQNNLPVKNLFKRAFQKSASVRNILKPVGGKRVDSAEVQKVCSICVLYQTALSTLTQIRLQILTGLTHLDDLLPKLWAFICELGPQGGLKLFMECLNNDTEESKQLLAMLMLFCDCSRHLITILDDIEVYEEQTSFKIEELITISSFLNTFVYKMIWDGILENAKGEKLELFHSVHGWLMVLYERDCRRRFSPDDHWLRKDLKPSLLFQELEKGKKRAQLLLQYIPHVIPHKNRVLLFRNIVTKEKESLGLVETSSASPHVTHITIRRSRMLEDGYDQLRRLPANSIKGVIRVKFVNDLGVDEAGIDQDGVFKEFLEEIIKKVFNPALNLFKTTSGNERLYPSPTSYIHENHLQLFEFVGKMLGKAVYEGIVVDVPFASFFLSQVLGHHHSTFYSSIDELPSLDSEFYKNLTSIKRYDGDVGDLGLTLSYDEDVMGQLVCHELIPGGKTMPVTNENKISYIHLMAHFRMHTQIKEQTAAFIRGFRSIINPEWLHMFSTPEVQRLISGDNAEIDLDDLKKHTVYYGGFHSSHRVIIWLWDILSSDFNAEERAMFLKFVTSCSRPPLLGFAYLKPPFSIRCVEVSDDQDTGDTLGSVLRGFFTIRKKEPGGRLPTSSTCFNLLKLPNYSKKSILRDKLRYAISMNTGFELS